The Megalops cyprinoides isolate fMegCyp1 chromosome 9, fMegCyp1.pri, whole genome shotgun sequence genome has a window encoding:
- the pik3cb gene encoding phosphatidylinositol 4,5-bisphosphate 3-kinase catalytic subunit beta isoform, translating into MPPAMTDILDIWAADSQLSNEDYVSVDFLLPTGIYIQMEVPREATIQHIKLLLWKQAQSYPLFSFLGEMESHMFECVNQSAVHEELEDETRRLCDVRPFLPVLKLVTRNCGRAERLLDSKIGVLIGKGLHELDALQDQEVKDFRSKMQRISEEKMQRMQMMTWMEWLQSCFSPQLESGAAEGPQDRACEATLKVTMHFDQSQDTASLKVSPYITPNELTEQAVRKWLTTHGPEEEGSCSEYVLRVSGKLEFLFGDRSLIHYKYIKTCMMAKESPHLTLVHNSTVKAMFEKEITAIGAVVNRKTSNPPLPLPPKRRGPSQMQMCVWDVQAPFKIVLVKGSKVNAEETAKVQVRAGLFHGTELLCKPAVSLESSGRSEHVWKCTLDFDISVSDLPRMARLCFAIYAVMDKVKKQRSTKNTHANKSQTIRKAGKVHYPIAWVNTMVFDYRGQLKTGDITLHSWSSFPDELEEMLNPIGTIQTNPYTENATALHIQFPEYSSCPVIFPPFDKILEKAAEIARGSDCMPMVGRGGKKFHIELKEIMERDPLSQLCENEKDLIWTLRYDCRENFPQSLPKLLLSVKWSKHEDMAQLQALLQIWPKLSPRDALELLDFNYPDQYVREYAVGCLKDMSDEELSQYLLQLVQVLRYEPYYDCALSRFLLDRAQANRKIGHFLFWHLRSEIHMPAVSVQFALILEAYCRGSIPHIEVLKKQVEALNKLKAVNELIKLGTIKNARNKTKEAMLTKEAMMTCLRQTGYAETLSDLHSPLNPSVLLSGINVEKCRYMDSKMKPLWIVYNNKLLGGDTLGIIFKNGDDLRQDMLTLQILRLMDLLWKEANLDLRIVPYGCLATGDRSGLIEVVSAAETIANIQLTSCNVVATAAFNKDALLNWLKEKNSGDALDRAIEEFTLSCAGYCVATYVLGIGDRHSDNIMVRSTGQLFHIDFGHILGNFKSKFGIKRERVPFILTHDFIHVIQQGKTSNTEKFGSFRQYCEEAYLILRRNGNLFITLFALMLTAGLPELTSVKDIQYLKDSLALGKTDEEALKQFRQKFDEALRESWTTKVNWMAHNVAKDNRS; encoded by the exons CTCCTATGGAAGCAGGCGCAGTCCTACCCCCTGTTCAGCTTCCTGGGGGAGATGGAGTCCCACATGTTCGAGTGTGTGAACCAGTCCGCCGTTcacgaggagctggaggacgagACGCGGCGACTCTGTGACGTCCGGCCCTTCCTGCCTGTGCTCAAGCTGGTCACCCGCAACTGCGGCCGCGCTGAGCGCCTGCTGGACTCCAAGATCGGCGTGCTCATCGGGAAAG GTCTCCATGAGCTGGACGCTCTCCAGGACCAGGAGGTGAAGGACTTCCGCTCCAAGATGCAGCGCATCAGCGAGGAGAAGATGCAGCGCATGCAGATGATGACCTGGATGGAGTGGCTGCAGAGCTGCTTCTCTCCGCAGCTGGAGAGCGGGGCCGCCGAGGGGCCACAGGACAGGGCCTGCGAGGCCACCCTGAAGGTCACCATGCACTTCGACCAGTCCCAg GACACAGCCAGCCTGAAGGTGTCCCCCTACATCACGCCCAACGAGCTGACGGAGCAGGCGGTGCGGAAGTGGCTGACCACTCACGGGCCGGAGGAGGAGGGCAGCTGCAGCGAGTACGTGCTGCGCGTCAGTGGCAAGCTGGAGTTCCTGTTCGGGGACCGCTCCCTCATCCACTACAAG TACATAAAGACGTGCATGATGGCGAAGGAGAGCCCCCACCTCACCCTGGTGCATAACAGCACAGTTAAGGCTATGTTTGAGAAGGAGATCACGGCCATCGGAGCAGTGGTCAACCGCAAGACCTCCAACCCTCCGCTGCCTCTGCCGCCCAAGAGGAGAGGACCATCT CAAATGCAGATGTGCGTGTGGGACGTCCAGGCGCCGTTTAAGATTGTGTTGGTCAAAGGAAGCAAGGTCAACGCGGAGGAGACGGCCAAG GTGCAGGTGCGGGCGGGGCTGTTCCATGGCACGGAGCTCCTGTGCAAGCCGGCCGTGAGCCTCGAGAGCAGCGGGCGAAGTGAGCACGTGTGGAAATGCACGCTGGACTTCGACATCTCCGTCAGCGACCTGCCGCGCATGGCCCGCCTCTGCTTCGCCATCTACGCCGTCATGGACAAGGTCAAGAAGCAGAGGTCCACCAAGAACACCCACGCCAACAAGTCCCAGACCATCCGCAAGGCCGGAAAAGTG CACTATCCTATTGCCTGGGTCAACACCATGGTGTTCGACTACCGAGGACAGCTGAAGACCGGAGACATCACTCTGCACAGCTGGTCTTCCTTTCCTG ATGAACTTGAAGAGATGCTGAATCCCATTGGCACTATACAGACCAACCCATACACTGAGAATGCTACTGCTTTGCACATCCAGTTCCCTGAGTACTCCTCCTGCCCTGTCATCTTCCCTCCATTCGACAAG ATATTGGAAAAAGCTGCAGAGATTGCCCGTGGCAGTGACTGCATGCCTATGGTG GGGCGAGGGGGTAAGAAGTTCCATATTGAGCTGAAGGAGATCATGGAGAGGGATCCCCTGTCCCAGCTGTGTGAGAATGAAAAGGACCTCATCTGGACACTACGCTACGACTGCAGGGAGAACTTCCCCCAGTCCCTTCCcaagctgctgctgtctgtcaaaTGGAGCAAACATGAGGATATGGCACAG cTCCAGGCTCTGCTGCAGATCTGGCCCAAGCTGAGCCCTCGGGACGCCCTGGAGCTGCTAGACTTTAACTACCCCGACCAGTACGTGCGGGAGTACGCTGTGGGCTGCCTGAAGGACATGAG CGACGAGGAGCTGTCCCAGTACCTCCTGCAGCTGGTCCAGGTGTTGCGCTATGAACCCTACTATGACTGCGCCCTGTCCCGCTTCCTGCTGGATCGCGCCCAGGCCAACCGCAAAATCGGACACTTCCTGTTCTGGCATTTGAG GTCGGAGATCCACATGCCCGCCGTCTCTGTGCAGTTTGCCCTGATTCTGGAGGCCTACTGTCGTGGAAGCATCCCTCATATTGAGGTCCTTAAGAAACAG GTGGAGGCGTTGAACAAGCTGAAGGCGGTGAACGAGCTGATCAAACTGGGCACCATAAAAAACGCCCGCAACAAGACCAAGGAGGCCATGCTGACCAAAGAAGCCATGATGACATGTCTGAGACAGACGGGCTACGCCGAAACGCTGTCCGACCTGCACTCCCCTCTCAACCCCAGTGTCCTCCTCTCAGGGATCAA cgtgGAGAAGTGCAGATACATGGACTCAAAAATGAAGCCCTTGTGGATTGTGTATAACAACAAGCTGCTGGGGGGCGACACGCTGGGAATCATCTTCAAGAACGGAGACG ACCTGCGGCAGGACATGCTCACCCTACAGATCTTGCGCTTGATGGATCTGCTGTGGAAGGAGGCCAACTTGGACCTCAG AATTGTGCCTTACGGCTGCCTAGCAACAGGGGACCGCTCCGGGCTGATCGAGGTGGTCTCTGCAGCGGAGACCATCGCGAACATTCAGCTGACCAGCTGCAACGTGGTGGCCACAGCTGCCTTCAACAAGGACGCCCTGCTCAACTGGCTCAAGGAGAAGAACTCTGG AGATGCTCTGGACCGCGCCATTGAGGAGTTTACCCTGTCGTGTGCAGGCTACTGTGTAGCCACCTACGTGTTGGGCATCGGGGACCGGCACAGCGACAACATCATGGTGCGGAGCACTGGGCAG CTCTTTCACATCGACTTTGGACATATCCTCGGGAACTTCAAATCTAAGTTCGGGATCAAAAGGGAACGGGTCCCTTTCATCCTCACGCACGACTTCATCCACGTCATCCAGCAGGGCAAGACGAGCAACACTGAGAAGTTCGGCAG TTTTCGACAGTACTGTGAGGAGGCCTACCTCATCCTCAGGAGAAATGGAAACCTCTTCATCACCCTGTTTGCCCTGATGCTCACCGCCGGACTGCCAGAGCTCACCTCCGTCAAAGACATCCAGTATTTGAAG GACTCGCTGGCCCTGGGGAAGACGGACGAGGAGGCGCTCAAGCAGTTCCGGCAGAAGTTCGACGAGGCGctgagagagagctggaccACCAAAGTGAACTGGATGGCGCACAACGTGGCCAAAGACAACCGGTCCTAG